A single window of Oceanibaculum indicum P24 DNA harbors:
- a CDS encoding NAD(P)-dependent oxidoreductase — MSKDKAGTVGFIGLGVMGEPICRNMLRKSGRDFLVFDLNDAPLQRLAADGARLAPGIASVADAVDLLFLSLPGGKEVEAVCRAPDGLLAKARPGQIIVDMSTAPVGLTRTLAEEFAARGAIFCDAPVARTRQAAIDGTLSIMVGADEATYGTIRPLLEHAASEVTLCGPVGCGQIVKIMNNMVLFQTVVALAEALSIGGKAGIDEKVLLETMSKGSSDSFALRNHGMKAMLPRSFPDEAFPTDYALKDVSYALDLARDVGVTADGAQLASDLLKRSSDAGNGRAYFPALIRLLDAQGK, encoded by the coding sequence ATGAGCAAGGACAAGGCGGGCACGGTGGGTTTCATCGGGCTCGGCGTGATGGGCGAGCCGATCTGCCGCAACATGCTGCGCAAGAGCGGCCGGGACTTTCTGGTCTTTGACCTGAACGACGCGCCGCTGCAAAGGCTGGCGGCTGACGGGGCGCGGCTGGCGCCCGGCATTGCTTCTGTTGCCGATGCCGTCGATCTGCTGTTCCTGTCGCTGCCCGGCGGCAAGGAGGTGGAGGCGGTCTGCCGCGCGCCGGATGGGCTGCTGGCGAAGGCGCGGCCCGGCCAGATCATCGTCGACATGTCCACCGCGCCGGTCGGCTTGACCCGTACGCTGGCGGAAGAATTCGCCGCCAGGGGCGCGATCTTCTGCGACGCACCGGTGGCGCGCACAAGGCAGGCGGCCATCGACGGCACGCTCAGCATCATGGTCGGCGCCGACGAGGCGACCTACGGGACAATCCGCCCGCTGCTGGAGCACGCCGCCAGCGAGGTGACTTTGTGCGGGCCGGTCGGCTGCGGCCAGATCGTGAAGATCATGAACAATATGGTGCTGTTCCAGACCGTGGTGGCGTTGGCCGAGGCCCTGTCGATCGGCGGCAAGGCCGGCATCGACGAGAAGGTACTGCTGGAGACCATGAGCAAGGGCTCCTCCGACAGTTTCGCGCTTCGCAATCACGGCATGAAGGCGATGCTGCCGCGCAGCTTCCCGGACGAGGCTTTCCCCACTGATTACGCGCTGAAGGATGTCAGCTACGCGCTGGACCTCGCCCGCGATGTCGGCGTAACGGCGGACGGCGCGCAGCTGGCCAGCGACCTGCTGAAACGCTCCAGCGACGCCGGCAATGGCAGGGCCTATTTCCCGGCGCTGATCCGGCTGCTGGACGCGCAGGGCAAGTAA